One part of the Nostoc sp. PCC 7120 = FACHB-418 genome encodes these proteins:
- a CDS encoding beta strand repeat-containing protein: protein MKVTSVCLGLACVFLAAGRSLPATAQVTSDGTTNTTVNPSSNNFQIINGTARGNNLFHSFSNFSLPKDTSATFDLTNTPNITNIFSRVTGGNISHIDGLIETIKSNNPVSLFLMNPAGIVFGSNASLNIGGSFVGTTANSLKFADGTEFSANNPSSIPLLTMSVPIGLQMGSNPNPIIVEGTGHALTAPSTVAPITQNPSASELRVKPGKTLALVGGNLNLIGATLNAPEGRLELGSLSGVGMVSLNPIAQGYQLSYQSGQSFADIQLTQKSLLTVGALLSAGALNAGSAQLQGRHIQISDGSIIFSKNLGNVAGGETFLQASEGIEIFGTTANAQIRSGIRSEGLNTGTGSSIYIITPHLTISQGAGVNTNAFGSSASGDIQIDAERVELSGFSPINPTGVTSLTTSSRTAKSAGNLSINSNSLLVSQGAAISSLALASGSTGQVTIRSKNTTVTGDNPAGLYSNISAITYGTGEAQTLTLDTDRLQLLNGGAVATTSFLIGEAGNLNINAKESILIDGRSQTNNSSINSAVLSSTALIKQLFNLPNILSANAGTVNVTTPTLTLTNGGAVSVTNEGTGDGGHINITANRIFLDRQGSIQAQTLSGEGGNITSQVSDLLLLRHNSLISATSGGTGNGGNISINAPVIAGLENSDIIANAVKGRGGNIDISTQGIIGLAFHNTLTPRVDQTNDITASSEFNINGTVKINNIGVDPNSGLVELPENITDPSQQIATGCSNTFGSSFVATGRGGIPQNPTQDVRSDRTWSDTRDISAFQNRPQIQAQIQKSPETLVQATGWRRNANGKIELRVAQSPAHVPSPSYLTCAAVSQN, encoded by the coding sequence ATGAAAGTAACTTCTGTATGCTTGGGTTTAGCCTGTGTGTTCTTAGCTGCGGGAAGGTCTTTACCAGCAACGGCTCAGGTGACTTCTGATGGTACTACAAACACTACTGTCAACCCAAGCAGTAATAATTTTCAGATTATTAACGGTACTGCCAGAGGCAATAATTTATTTCACAGCTTTAGTAATTTCTCTCTACCAAAAGACACTTCAGCAACTTTTGACTTAACAAATACACCAAATATTACAAATATATTTAGCCGAGTTACGGGTGGTAATATTTCTCATATTGATGGACTAATTGAGACTATTAAGAGTAATAATCCGGTAAGTTTGTTTTTAATGAATCCGGCAGGGATTGTGTTTGGTTCCAATGCCTCCTTGAATATTGGCGGGTCGTTTGTAGGAACAACGGCAAATAGTCTTAAGTTCGCTGACGGGACAGAGTTTAGTGCAAATAATCCCAGTTCAATACCATTGCTGACAATGAGTGTTCCAATTGGCTTGCAAATGGGCAGTAATCCCAACCCCATAATAGTTGAAGGCACAGGTCATGCCCTAACCGCGCCCAGTACCGTCGCCCCCATCACTCAAAATCCCAGTGCCTCAGAACTGAGGGTAAAGCCAGGAAAAACCTTGGCACTGGTAGGGGGTAACTTGAATCTCATTGGTGCAACCTTGAATGCACCCGAAGGACGTTTGGAATTGGGAAGTTTAAGCGGAGTGGGAATGGTTAGTTTAAACCCCATCGCTCAGGGTTATCAGTTAAGTTATCAGAGCGGACAAAGCTTTGCAGATATCCAACTTACCCAAAAATCCTTGCTGACTGTAGGAGCATTATTAAGTGCAGGGGCATTGAATGCTGGTTCAGCACAATTACAGGGACGGCACATTCAAATCAGTGATGGATCAATTATATTTTCCAAAAATCTGGGAAATGTTGCTGGGGGTGAAACTTTTTTACAGGCTTCAGAAGGGATTGAGATTTTTGGTACAACTGCCAACGCCCAAATTCGTAGTGGTATCCGCTCTGAAGGGTTAAATACTGGCACAGGTTCATCCATTTATATCATCACTCCCCACTTAACCATCTCACAAGGTGCAGGAGTCAACACCAATGCTTTTGGATCGTCTGCCAGTGGCGATATTCAGATTGATGCCGAGAGAGTGGAGTTATCTGGTTTCTCTCCCATCAATCCTACAGGAGTAACCTCCCTGACTACCTCTTCCCGAACAGCTAAATCAGCAGGCAATCTCTCCATTAACAGTAATAGTCTACTGGTTTCTCAGGGAGCAGCCATCTCTTCACTGGCATTGGCGAGTGGTTCCACGGGACAAGTAACTATTCGCAGTAAAAATACGACTGTCACAGGAGACAATCCGGCAGGACTCTATAGCAACATTAGTGCAATCACTTATGGCACAGGCGAAGCCCAAACCTTAACGTTAGATACGGATCGATTACAACTGCTCAATGGGGGAGCAGTTGCTACCACATCCTTCTTGATTGGTGAAGCTGGAAATTTAAACATTAACGCGAAGGAATCAATTTTGATTGACGGACGCAGTCAAACTAACAATAGCAGTATTAACTCAGCAGTCCTTTCCTCTACGGCATTAATCAAACAATTATTCAATTTGCCAAATATTCTGTCGGCGAATGCCGGAACTGTGAATGTAACCACCCCTACCTTGACGTTAACCAATGGCGGCGCAGTTAGTGTGACTAATGAAGGGACAGGCGATGGGGGTCATATAAACATTACTGCCAATAGGATATTTTTAGATCGTCAAGGTAGCATTCAAGCTCAAACGTTATCGGGTGAGGGAGGTAATATTACCTCACAAGTCAGTGATCTGTTGTTACTACGTCACAATAGCTTGATTAGTGCGACATCCGGGGGTACTGGTAATGGCGGCAATATTAGCATTAATGCTCCTGTGATCGCTGGGCTAGAAAACAGTGACATTATTGCTAATGCAGTGAAAGGAAGAGGCGGCAATATTGATATCAGCACTCAAGGTATTATTGGTCTAGCATTCCACAATACTCTTACCCCAAGAGTTGACCAGACCAACGACATCACAGCCAGTTCCGAATTTAATATTAATGGCACGGTAAAAATTAATAACATTGGTGTTGATCCCAATTCTGGTTTAGTTGAATTACCAGAAAATATAACCGACCCATCGCAGCAAATTGCGACAGGTTGTTCTAACACCTTTGGTAGTAGTTTTGTCGCCACTGGAAGAGGGGGAATACCGCAAAATCCCACACAGGACGTGAGGAGCGATCGCACTTGGTCTGATACTCGTGATATCTCTGCATTCCAGAACAGACCACAAATACAAGCACAAATACAGAAATCCCCAGAAACACTCGTCCAAGCCACAGGTTGGCGACGTAACGCTAATGGCAAAATTGAGTTAAGAGTCGCTCAATCACCTGCTCATGTGCCATCGCCATCATACTTAACTTGTGCTGCCGTTTCCCAAAATTAA
- a CDS encoding filamentous hemagglutinin N-terminal domain-containing protein — protein sequence MKITFANLSLLSAIYILVIGNISVHAQVTPDNTLNTSVSGSNHYSITNGTRVGNNLFHSFSQFSIPNNGSALFDNASDVQNIFSRVTGGHVSTINGSINAKGSANVFLINPNGIIFGANARLNIGGSFVGTTANSIQFLDGVEFSATNPTISPLLTINIPLGLQFGQNPSAIQVQASGTQLQVPTGKTLALIGGDIFVDSRNLSTSQGRIEFGAVGEGTVSLTPNNLGWSLGYQDVQSFGNIDLSNQTLLSTGGNGEIHLWGANVSLSGGSRVSIQNMTNVQTPGKISVHATKLLTVTGDNPSGTTTSAVRAGAIGTGMVGNIEISTRDLMANNGGIILTSNISNSVGGGNITVNASGNIQVAGVGKISTNRSGISGLTFLSGKGGDVSVVANRLEILDGSVVTTSTIGTGAAGNVTVKATESIELAGVETVSTSFAPSSLSSSTLAAGNSGNLIVNTARLSVQSGARVEASSYASGKAGNVTLHATESIEVAGKPRQSFLIPSFIGSSTVQQAGTSRVLTGNSGDVQITTQQLKVANSGLINVRNDGRGNAGMVKINVNSLVLNTQGAITAVTQMGEGGNIDVNTQTLLMRHNSAINATSNAIGDGGNITINSPIIVGLENSDIIANAVHGKGGNIQITTQGIIGLQYSPQLTSENDITASSQFGVNGTVEVNNIGVDPKSGLIQLPANITDQSQQIASGCSNTTGSSFVATGRGGIPQNPTQEMRSDRTWSDIRDISAFQNRPQIQSQTPTQPQILIQATSWHRNTQGKIELVAEQSSTQAQLSLTCAAISKS from the coding sequence ATGAAAATAACTTTTGCTAACCTAAGCTTACTTAGTGCAATCTACATCTTAGTTATTGGCAACATTAGTGTTCACGCACAAGTAACACCCGACAACACCCTCAATACTTCTGTGAGCGGTAGTAATCATTACAGCATCACCAACGGTACTCGTGTTGGTAATAATTTATTTCATAGCTTTAGCCAATTTTCTATTCCTAACAATGGCTCTGCCTTGTTTGACAACGCTTCAGATGTCCAAAATATTTTTAGTCGAGTGACTGGTGGTCATGTTTCTACCATTAATGGTTCTATCAATGCCAAGGGAAGTGCCAATGTATTTTTAATCAACCCAAATGGGATTATTTTCGGAGCTAATGCCAGGTTAAATATTGGTGGATCGTTTGTCGGTACAACAGCTAACAGCATTCAGTTTCTTGATGGAGTTGAGTTTAGTGCCACCAATCCTACAATATCTCCTTTGTTAACCATCAATATACCTCTCGGTTTGCAGTTTGGGCAGAATCCTAGTGCCATTCAAGTTCAAGCATCTGGAACTCAACTTCAAGTACCCACAGGAAAAACTTTAGCACTTATAGGAGGAGATATATTTGTAGACAGTCGTAATCTTTCCACTTCTCAAGGACGAATTGAATTCGGTGCAGTTGGGGAGGGGACTGTTAGCCTTACTCCCAATAATTTAGGTTGGAGTTTAGGTTATCAAGATGTTCAAAGTTTTGGGAATATTGACCTATCTAACCAAACTTTACTGTCAACAGGTGGCAATGGTGAAATTCATTTATGGGGGGCTAATGTCTCTTTGAGTGGGGGTTCTCGTGTATCGATTCAAAACATGACAAATGTCCAAACTCCGGGCAAAATTTCAGTCCATGCTACAAAACTACTAACGGTCACTGGTGATAATCCCAGTGGTACTACTACTAGTGCAGTACGAGCAGGAGCGATCGGTACTGGGATGGTAGGCAATATTGAAATATCCACACGAGACCTGATGGCCAATAATGGTGGTATTATTCTGACCAGTAACATTAGTAATTCCGTAGGCGGAGGCAATATTACTGTTAATGCCTCTGGCAATATTCAAGTAGCAGGAGTAGGAAAGATATCAACTAATCGTAGTGGTATTTCTGGACTGACTTTTCTTTCTGGAAAGGGTGGAGATGTGAGCGTAGTTGCGAATCGCTTAGAAATTCTTGATGGTTCTGTAGTCACGACCTCTACAATTGGAACAGGTGCGGCAGGAAATGTGACAGTCAAGGCCACAGAATCTATTGAATTAGCCGGAGTTGAAACCGTCTCCACAAGTTTTGCACCCAGTTCCCTAAGTTCTTCAACTCTTGCTGCTGGTAATTCTGGCAATTTGATTGTGAATACAGCTAGATTATCAGTTCAAAGTGGGGCGAGAGTGGAAGCTTCTTCCTACGCCAGTGGGAAAGCCGGAAATGTCACTCTCCATGCCACAGAATCAATAGAAGTTGCTGGCAAGCCCAGACAATCATTCTTAATTCCCAGTTTTATAGGTTCATCAACAGTTCAACAAGCCGGTACATCAAGAGTTTTGACTGGAAATAGTGGAGATGTACAAATTACCACTCAGCAATTGAAGGTTGCTAATAGTGGATTAATTAATGTTAGAAATGATGGTCGAGGTAATGCTGGAATGGTAAAAATAAATGTCAATTCTCTAGTGTTGAATACTCAAGGTGCTATTACTGCTGTCACACAAATGGGAGAAGGGGGCAACATTGATGTTAATACCCAAACCCTATTGATGCGTCATAATAGTGCCATTAACGCTACATCAAATGCAATTGGTGATGGTGGTAATATCACTATTAATTCGCCTATCATTGTAGGTTTAGAAAACAGTGATATCATTGCCAATGCTGTCCACGGAAAAGGGGGCAATATTCAAATCACAACTCAGGGAATTATCGGCTTACAATATAGTCCTCAACTCACTTCCGAAAATGATATTACTGCTAGTTCTCAATTTGGTGTGAACGGTACAGTTGAAGTAAATAATATTGGTGTTGATCCCAAATCCGGTTTAATCCAATTGCCGGCCAATATCACCGATCAATCACAACAAATTGCTAGTGGTTGTTCTAATACTACTGGTAGTAGTTTTGTCGCCACAGGCAGGGGTGGAATACCACAAAATCCCACACAAGAAATGAGGAGCGATCGCACTTGGTCTGACATTCGTGATATATCTGCATTCCAGAACAGACCACAAATACAATCACAAACACCCACACAGCCACAAATTCTCATCCAAGCTACTTCCTGGCATCGTAATACCCAAGGCAAAATTGAATTAGTTGCAGAGCAATCTTCTACTCAGGCACAACTATCTTTAACCTGTGCAGCAATTTCCAAAAGTTAG
- a CDS encoding filamentous hemagglutinin N-terminal domain-containing protein, whose translation MKVSSVGLVLLNQLSLGFMLIWCHTAHAQVTSDGTTNTIVNPSGNNFHILDGIEKGNNLFHSFSNFSVPTGGSATFDVTNTPNITTIFSRVTGGNISQIDGLIQTLGGNHQVSLFLMNPNGIMFGQNAKLDIGGSFVGTTANSIKFTDGTEFSAINPISPPLLTMSVPIGLQMGSSASSITVQARPLQVDTGQSLVLLGGDIDLNGTGNARLLARDGQVILGSVASENFVPFSFSNARFNFDFSGIPTFQTVQLRNGFTVDVNGSRGGNIQIHGQQVNITGNSQLMANSTGKTADGEGVVVRASDALNIINSEIRVRLTADAQGRGGNITLAAPVMQITGNSNIATNLRGNETFGTLGLDKGSNITITSQDFLLLGNATSRTGNGSARITTQGQGGVGRVGDIRITADRVRLLNNARVITDVTSTPVGGKAQAGDVVVNAGDVEISGSSSSQINSWISSTLERETSGWGGNIEINASRSVRLSDSGTIRADSFGNGNASNITIRTPDLEIVGTNGLSRQSRISSSTAIFAAAPGFQAGDIQIETQRLRLLDGGSLLVSSETKSSSGSINIKATESVEVIGAALDDRGGWRISGIDASSRGEPLPNGDPGDISRINITTDTLRVLNSGAIKSSVTGDRIGGDISINAHTIEVGGRAVHSETMPTSQISSAASNPLTPGAGIAGNISLTTNRLFVRDGGLISVSGQDQAQAGNLQITAAQSINLAQNSSLSAVSSVGDGGNINIDLNSSGLLYLRDMSQISTEAEGNGNGGNININHALFVLGLENSDIVANAFQGRGGNINITTQGIIGLEFRNTLTPREDITNDITASSQFSVNGTVQINNVGIDPNSGVVELPTNVSDPSQQIANACDSNQGSSFIATGRGGIPQNPMQEVRSDRTWSDTRDISAFQNTPQIQAQTPIQPQIPIQATSWHRNTQGKIELIADKSSVNLQPSLTCAAVNKS comes from the coding sequence ATGAAAGTAAGTTCTGTTGGTTTAGTTTTACTCAATCAATTGTCATTAGGTTTCATGCTGATTTGGTGTCATACTGCTCATGCTCAGGTGACATCTGATGGTACGACTAACACCATTGTTAACCCCAGTGGCAATAATTTCCATATTCTTGATGGTATTGAAAAAGGTAATAATTTATTCCATAGTTTTAGTAATTTTTCTGTGCCAACTGGTGGTTCAGCCACTTTTGATGTTACTAATACACCAAATATTACAACTATATTTAGTCGGGTAACAGGTGGGAATATTTCTCAGATTGATGGCTTGATTCAAACTCTTGGTGGTAATCATCAAGTGAGTTTGTTTTTAATGAATCCCAACGGGATTATGTTTGGGCAAAATGCCAAGTTGGATATTGGTGGTTCGTTTGTGGGGACGACGGCAAATAGTATCAAGTTTACCGATGGCACAGAGTTTAGTGCCATCAATCCCATTAGTCCACCATTATTAACGATGAGTGTACCCATTGGTTTACAGATGGGGTCTAGTGCCAGTTCCATTACGGTACAAGCCAGACCATTACAAGTGGATACGGGGCAAAGTTTGGTATTATTGGGAGGCGACATTGACCTCAATGGTACGGGCAATGCAAGACTTCTAGCAAGAGATGGGCAGGTGATACTTGGCAGTGTTGCATCTGAGAATTTTGTTCCCTTTAGCTTCAGTAACGCCCGATTTAACTTTGATTTTAGCGGCATTCCCACCTTCCAAACAGTGCAACTACGAAATGGATTTACTGTAGATGTGAATGGCTCTAGGGGAGGCAATATTCAGATTCATGGGCAACAAGTCAATATAACGGGGAATTCTCAATTAATGGCCAACAGCACAGGCAAAACAGCCGATGGGGAAGGGGTTGTGGTGCGTGCCTCTGATGCCTTAAACATTATAAATAGTGAAATACGAGTGCGATTGACCGCAGATGCTCAAGGGCGGGGTGGAAACATCACACTGGCTGCTCCTGTTATGCAAATCACAGGCAATTCCAACATCGCAACCAACTTAAGAGGAAATGAAACCTTTGGTACATTAGGACTAGACAAGGGTAGCAATATTACCATCACATCTCAGGATTTTTTGCTACTTGGCAATGCTACCTCAAGAACTGGTAATGGATCTGCCAGGATCACAACCCAGGGTCAAGGAGGTGTTGGTCGTGTAGGGGATATCAGAATTACAGCTGATCGTGTCCGCCTTTTGAATAACGCCCGTGTCATTACAGATGTAACCAGCACTCCAGTAGGTGGAAAAGCCCAGGCAGGAGACGTGGTTGTGAATGCAGGGGATGTGGAAATCAGTGGCTCTAGCTCCTCACAGATCAATAGTTGGATTTCATCCACACTCGAACGGGAGACATCTGGATGGGGGGGCAATATTGAGATCAATGCCAGTCGCTCCGTCCGGCTTTCTGACAGTGGAACTATTCGGGCAGATAGTTTTGGTAATGGCAACGCCAGTAATATTACCATACGCACCCCAGACCTAGAAATTGTGGGGACTAACGGACTGTCTCGGCAATCTCGTATCTCCTCGTCCACGGCAATATTTGCTGCTGCTCCAGGCTTTCAGGCAGGAGATATCCAAATTGAAACACAGCGACTAAGATTGCTGGATGGTGGTTCGTTGCTAGTCAGTAGTGAGACAAAAAGCTCTAGTGGTAGCATCAACATTAAAGCTACAGAATCTGTAGAGGTGATAGGGGCAGCACTCGATGACAGGGGAGGATGGAGAATCAGTGGGATTGATGCCAGTAGCCGGGGAGAACCCTTACCCAATGGTGATCCGGGGGATATTTCCCGCATTAATATTACAACGGATACACTGCGAGTTCTCAACAGTGGCGCAATTAAATCTTCTGTGACAGGCGATCGCATTGGTGGTGATATCAGTATTAATGCCCATACCATTGAAGTTGGTGGTCGAGCAGTACATAGCGAAACGATGCCAACTAGCCAAATATCCTCTGCGGCAAGCAATCCCTTGACACCCGGAGCAGGCATTGCTGGTAATATATCGTTGACGACTAATCGGTTATTTGTCCGGGATGGTGGATTAATTTCGGTCAGTGGGCAAGACCAAGCACAAGCCGGAAATCTGCAAATCACAGCCGCACAAAGTATTAACCTAGCTCAAAATAGTAGTTTGAGTGCGGTATCAAGTGTGGGCGATGGTGGCAATATCAATATCGATCTCAACTCATCAGGATTGCTATACCTGCGGGATATGAGCCAAATCAGCACCGAAGCAGAGGGCAATGGTAATGGTGGCAATATCAACATCAATCATGCTTTGTTTGTGCTGGGATTAGAAAATAGCGATATCGTCGCCAATGCTTTCCAAGGTCGCGGCGGCAACATTAATATCACCACTCAAGGCATCATTGGTTTAGAATTCCGCAACACCCTCACCCCCAGAGAAGACATCACCAACGACATTACAGCTAGTTCCCAATTTAGTGTCAACGGCACAGTGCAAATTAATAATGTGGGGATTGACCCCAATTCGGGTGTAGTAGAACTACCCACAAATGTTAGCGATCCATCACAACAAATTGCTAATGCTTGTGATAGCAATCAGGGTAGTAGTTTTATAGCTACCGGACGGGGTGGGATACCGCAAAATCCTATGCAGGAAGTAAGGAGCGATCGCACTTGGTCTGATACTCGTGATATATCTGCATTCCAAAACACACCACAAATACAAGCACAAACACCTATACAACCACAAATTCCTATCCAAGCAACTTCTTGGCATCGTAACACCCAAGGCAAAATAGAATTAATTGCCGATAAATCTTCTGTGAATTTACAACCATCATTAACTTGTGCTGCTGTTAATAAAAGCTGA
- a CDS encoding beta strand repeat-containing protein, with the protein MKLTFVGFGVLSVIWLSVVYNNSVHAQVSPDNTLNTSVTSTTSINGSNSYIINNGTRIGNNLFHSFSQFSLPSGGSASFDNATDIQNIFSRVTSGNISNIDGDISAKGSANLFLLNPAGIIFGQNASLNIGGSFIATTANSIKFADGTEFSTVQGADKPLLTMNAPVGLQMGSNSAAIKAQGRGYTNSGFFIVPTPNSTELQVKPGKTLALVGGNLQIDGFILTAPEGRVELVSTNGTGQVDLIPNAQGYMLGYENGQIFGYIQLAEKSLINVSGVNSGSVRLQAGNIRLTDGSLILAQNYGYLPGGEINLQASTGIDLIGTSSDGEVLSGVRSETYGIGAGGNIGIFTRKFTLQEGSGLNNLTSGIAPGGNIEIDAKTVEISGFSQINPNRVTGISTLSFASGSAGDIFVNGDNLLISGGASLSSVTFGSGSSGKISIRNQNTTVVGNSPSGFDSAITLATFAFGDNKDLILNTGKLQILDGGRIGSSTLFAGNGGNVSINASEAIAISGRNNNNNSAINSSAMRLNAQLRQSSDFPDMLTADAGSLSITTPNLSLMDGATVTVTSEGTGNAGNLNITADIIQLKNQALIQAQTESGNGGDIDLKVGSLLLMRDRSKMTTTAGSTGNGGNINISSPTIVGLENSDITANAVRGQGGNINITTQGIIGLEYGSQLTPGNDITASSEFGVNGTVQVNTIGVDPNSGLVALPTNFTDSSQKIASGCAENSDSSFVTTGRGGTPQNPNQEVRSDRTWSDVRDISAYRNTGAVTAQIPESLVLVQATGWRRNAHGKIEILAYKSLTQVQPPLTCAAAAQS; encoded by the coding sequence ATGAAATTAACTTTTGTCGGGTTTGGTGTGCTGAGTGTAATCTGGTTATCTGTTGTTTACAACAATAGTGTTCACGCACAAGTAAGTCCCGATAATACCCTCAATACTTCTGTTACGTCCACTACTTCCATAAATGGAAGCAATAGTTACATTATTAACAATGGCACTCGTATTGGGAATAATTTATTTCATAGTTTCAGCCAATTTTCCTTGCCTAGTGGTGGTTCTGCTTCATTTGACAATGCCACTGATATCCAAAATATTTTTAGTCGGGTGACTAGTGGTAATATTTCTAACATTGATGGTGATATTAGTGCCAAGGGTAGTGCCAACTTATTCTTACTCAACCCCGCAGGAATTATTTTTGGGCAAAATGCCAGCTTAAATATTGGTGGTTCATTTATAGCCACAACTGCCAATAGTATCAAGTTTGCCGATGGGACGGAATTTAGTACTGTGCAAGGTGCTGATAAACCTCTGCTGACAATGAACGCACCAGTGGGGTTGCAAATGGGTAGTAATTCTGCTGCTATCAAGGCTCAAGGAAGAGGATATACAAATAGCGGTTTTTTTATCGTTCCAACACCCAACTCGACAGAACTACAAGTGAAACCAGGAAAAACCTTAGCATTGGTAGGCGGTAATTTACAAATAGATGGGTTTATATTGACTGCCCCAGAAGGACGGGTAGAATTGGTTAGTACCAATGGAACTGGGCAAGTTGATTTAATCCCAAATGCACAAGGTTATATGTTGGGTTATGAGAATGGACAAATTTTCGGTTATATTCAATTAGCAGAAAAGTCACTGATAAATGTAAGTGGTGTAAATTCAGGTTCTGTTCGTTTACAAGCCGGAAATATCCGTTTAACAGATGGTTCATTGATACTTGCACAAAATTATGGCTATCTTCCTGGTGGAGAAATTAACCTTCAAGCATCAACAGGAATTGATTTAATTGGCACAAGTAGCGATGGAGAAGTGTTGAGTGGAGTTCGTAGCGAAACTTATGGAATTGGAGCAGGGGGAAATATTGGTATTTTTACGCGAAAATTTACCCTCCAAGAAGGATCTGGTTTAAATAATCTAACTTCGGGAATTGCTCCTGGTGGTAATATTGAAATTGATGCAAAAACAGTTGAAATATCTGGTTTTTCGCAAATAAACCCCAACAGAGTTACTGGTATTAGCACTTTGAGTTTTGCTTCTGGCAGTGCTGGTGATATATTCGTTAATGGTGATAATTTACTAATATCCGGTGGAGCTTCCCTTTCTTCAGTCACATTTGGCAGTGGAAGTAGTGGTAAAATTTCAATTCGCAATCAAAACACCACAGTGGTCGGAAACAGCCCTTCCGGATTTGACAGTGCGATTACTTTAGCTACATTCGCGTTCGGAGATAACAAAGATTTGATATTGAATACTGGCAAATTACAAATTTTAGATGGGGGAAGAATTGGTTCATCTACACTGTTTGCTGGTAACGGGGGAAATGTCAGTATCAATGCAAGTGAAGCGATCGCAATTAGTGGTCGTAATAATAATAACAACAGTGCAATTAATTCTTCTGCAATGCGTCTTAATGCACAGTTGCGTCAATCATCTGACTTTCCAGATATGCTGACGGCAGATGCTGGTAGTCTTAGCATTACAACACCAAATCTGAGCCTGATGGATGGTGCTACTGTGACTGTAACGAGTGAAGGTACTGGTAATGCCGGCAACCTGAATATTACCGCAGATATTATCCAATTAAAAAATCAGGCTTTGATTCAAGCACAGACTGAATCTGGGAATGGTGGAGATATAGACTTAAAAGTGGGAAGTTTGCTGTTAATGCGCGATCGCAGTAAAATGACAACCACAGCAGGCAGTACGGGTAATGGCGGCAATATCAACATTAGTTCACCCACCATTGTCGGCTTAGAAAACAGTGATATCACAGCTAATGCTGTTCGAGGTCAAGGTGGCAATATTAACATCACCACTCAAGGAATTATTGGTTTAGAATACGGTTCTCAACTGACACCAGGAAATGATATTACAGCCAGTTCAGAGTTTGGAGTAAATGGTACAGTACAAGTCAATACCATCGGTGTAGACCCGAATTCGGGTTTAGTTGCATTACCAACAAATTTCACCGATTCATCGCAAAAGATTGCTAGTGGATGTGCAGAGAACAGTGATAGTAGTTTTGTCACTACAGGTAGAGGTGGAACACCGCAAAATCCCAATCAGGAGGTAAGGAGCGATCGCACTTGGTCTGATGTGCGCGACATCTCTGCATACCGGAATACTGGCGCAGTGACAGCACAAATCCCCGAATCTCTGGTTCTTGTCCAAGCCACTGGTTGGCGACGTAATGCTCATGGCAAAATCGAGATACTTGCATATAAATCTCTTACTCAGGTGCAACCACCATTAACCTGTGCGGCGGCGGCTCAAAGTTAA